The following are from one region of the bacterium genome:
- a CDS encoding PilN domain-containing protein, with the protein MIRINLLVNRRVIPAPAAGSETAPTAAPEPLAPSMGLGFDELETRREEYYPVRRTGLNAFFISLIVAGVLIVGMVVWSFLAGGVLADERDARGRLETEIADAKGVAPDLAALEQRRAETSANVMALKRLAEPGGAVERYIGLLNAVNAAVPKREVWLTEVRERGGSVDIRGNTYSDHSVATVLDELLNSPHLSGVKPLGAKSVDLGGMKVLQFEFSAKLD; encoded by the coding sequence ATGATCCGCATCAATCTGTTGGTCAACCGTCGCGTGATTCCGGCGCCCGCCGCCGGGTCAGAGACGGCTCCGACCGCCGCTCCCGAGCCTCTCGCCCCCTCCATGGGCTTGGGGTTCGACGAGCTGGAGACGCGGCGCGAGGAGTACTACCCCGTCCGCCGGACCGGCCTCAACGCCTTCTTCATCTCCCTCATCGTCGCCGGGGTGCTCATCGTGGGGATGGTCGTCTGGAGCTTCCTCGCCGGCGGCGTGCTCGCGGACGAGCGGGATGCGCGCGGCCGCCTGGAGACGGAGATAGCGGACGCCAAGGGGGTCGCGCCCGACCTGGCGGCCCTCGAGCAACGCCGGGCCGAGACCTCGGCCAACGTTATGGCCCTAAAGCGCCTGGCCGAGCCCGGCGGGGCGGTGGAGCGCTACATCGGCCTCTTGAACGCCGTGAACGCCGCCGTCCCCAAGCGGGAGGTCTGGCTGACCGAGGTGCGCGAGCGCGGCGGCTCGGTGGACATCCGCGGCAACACCTACAGCGACCACTCCGTGGCTACCGTCCTCGATGAGCTCCTCAACAGCCCCCACCTCTCGGGGGTGAAGCCGTTGGGCGCCAAGAGCGTGGACCTGGGCGGGATGAAAGTGCTCCAGTTCGAGTTCAGCGCCAAGCTGGACTGA